Proteins co-encoded in one Candidatus Thiodictyon syntrophicum genomic window:
- a CDS encoding ATP-binding protein, with amino-acid sequence MIYRQIEPTLRRLAAGFPILALTGPRQSGKTTLARALFADRPYVSLEDPAERAFAQEDPRGFLARFAAGAVFDEAQRWPDLFSWLQGMVDEVRVPGRFVLTGSQQFGLLAHITQSLAGRVGVAHLLALSVTELSAPPLPPLELDRVLLAGGYPAIHAHAIPPGDWLAAYVETYLERDVRQLVNIVDLNTFQRFLKLCAGRTGQLLNLSALAGEAGISAGTARAWLGVLEASYLVHLLPPYHRNFGKRLVKTPKLYFLDAGLAAWLLGIRDPTTLALHPLRGALFETLIVSEVLKHRRNAGAPPDLYFWRDNNGLEADLLIEEGAALQPVEIKSGRTVTPDYIRAAQKAGRILGDAGRLPWLVHGGEDTYERSGVRVVGWRSLGAALAGS; translated from the coding sequence ATGATCTATCGCCAGATCGAACCCACGCTGCGCCGCCTGGCGGCCGGCTTCCCGATCCTCGCCCTGACCGGCCCGCGCCAGTCGGGCAAGACCACGCTCGCCCGCGCGCTCTTCGCCGACCGGCCCTATGTCAGTCTGGAGGACCCGGCCGAGCGCGCCTTTGCGCAGGAGGACCCCCGGGGTTTCCTGGCGCGGTTTGCCGCGGGCGCGGTCTTCGACGAGGCCCAGCGCTGGCCGGACCTCTTTTCCTGGCTCCAGGGCATGGTCGACGAGGTGCGGGTCCCGGGCCGCTTCGTGCTCACCGGCTCCCAGCAATTCGGGCTGCTCGCGCACATCACGCAGTCGCTCGCCGGGCGCGTGGGCGTTGCCCACCTGCTGGCCCTCTCCGTCACCGAACTGTCCGCGCCCCCCCTGCCGCCCCTGGAACTCGACCGGGTGCTGCTCGCCGGCGGCTACCCCGCGATTCACGCCCACGCCATCCCGCCCGGCGACTGGCTCGCCGCCTATGTCGAGACCTACCTGGAGCGCGATGTGCGGCAGCTCGTGAACATCGTGGATCTCAACACCTTTCAGCGGTTTCTCAAGCTCTGTGCCGGGCGTACCGGACAACTGCTCAACCTCAGTGCGCTGGCGGGGGAGGCGGGGATCTCCGCGGGCACTGCCCGAGCCTGGCTCGGCGTCCTGGAGGCGAGCTATCTGGTCCACCTGCTGCCGCCCTATCACCGCAATTTCGGCAAGCGCCTGGTCAAGACACCCAAGTTGTATTTTCTGGACGCGGGGCTTGCCGCCTGGCTGCTCGGCATCCGCGACCCCACGACCCTGGCCCTGCACCCGCTGCGCGGCGCCCTGTTCGAGACGCTGATCGTGTCCGAGGTGCTCAAACACAGGCGCAACGCCGGGGCCCCGCCGGACCTGTACTTCTGGCGCGACAACAACGGCCTGGAGGCCGACCTGCTGATCGAGGAGGGGGCCGCCCTGCAGCCCGTCGAGATCAAGTCCGGCCGCACCGTCACCCCCGATTACATCCGCGCCGCCCAGAAGGCCGGGCGTATCCTGGGCGACGCCGGCCGCCTGCCCTGGCTCGTCCACGGCGGCGAGGACACCTATGAACGCAGCGGCGTGCGCGTCGTCGGCTGGCGGTCCCTGGGCGCCGCCCTCGCGGGGTCCTGA
- a CDS encoding glycoside hydrolase family 44 protein, with the protein MIASLIPAFAARAADLMVYEDALAGGWQDWSWNTMRATDTALKATGAASLAVTYTAGWAGLSLRTSPAISTAGYSSIRFSVYGKPNGGKLSLFTQPTDNGTNSTAFLFTPTPNAWSVIDVPLSALGNPAQIARLTIMDWTGTIQPTYNLDALRLIGKTLPALSLKVDATAARKPISPLIYGINGSSATTADADFMKGLGVSVRRWGGNNTSRYNWQLDASNTGADWYFEDVRMSDAVNLPADSGANCVIAQDRREGVATVLTMPLIGYVAKDAASCGFGIAKYGAQTDKDWQWRPNCGNGVKTGGSLVTGNNPTDTSLAVGPSFAQAWVSALVSRYGNAANSGVRYYDLDNEPDLWWDTHRDVAPTGLNYDQLRDRTYQYAAAIKTADPGAQTLGPVVMGWTYYWHSPYDGQRQDWQTPDDRNAHGGTPLVPWYLQQMKAYELAHGKRILDFLDLHYYPAASGVALSPAGNTATQALRLNSTRSLWDPNYVDESWIASAGPDGGIVKLIPRMREWVSANYPGTKLAITEYNWGAPEHINGALAQADVLGIFGREGLDLATLWAPPQSSQPLAFAFRIYRNYNGSGGRFGETSVSAASSAQDRLAIYAAEEAATGALTLVVINKTAGNLSAPLTLSHFTSGGLVQGWRYSAARLTGITRLPDQGLSGVTFTSTYPANSITLYRIPGRRL; encoded by the coding sequence ATGATTGCGAGTTTGATCCCGGCCTTCGCGGCACGCGCAGCCGATTTGATGGTTTATGAGGATGCCCTGGCGGGCGGTTGGCAAGACTGGTCGTGGAATACGATGCGTGCTACCGACACGGCGCTCAAGGCGACCGGCGCCGCGTCCCTGGCGGTGACCTATACCGCGGGCTGGGCGGGGCTATCGTTGCGCACCAGCCCGGCGATCAGCACCGCCGGGTACTCATCGATCCGCTTTTCCGTTTACGGTAAGCCGAACGGCGGCAAGCTGTCTCTATTCACCCAACCGACCGACAACGGCACCAATAGCACCGCCTTTTTGTTCACGCCCACCCCGAACGCCTGGAGTGTGATCGATGTACCCTTGAGCGCCCTGGGCAATCCCGCCCAGATCGCCCGGCTGACGATCATGGACTGGACCGGCACCATCCAACCGACCTACAATCTGGACGCCCTGCGTTTGATCGGCAAGACCTTGCCGGCGCTGTCGCTGAAGGTCGATGCCACCGCGGCGCGCAAGCCCATCAGCCCGCTCATCTACGGCATCAACGGCAGCAGCGCGACCACCGCCGACGCGGACTTCATGAAGGGCCTGGGCGTGTCGGTGCGGCGCTGGGGCGGCAACAATACGTCGCGCTACAACTGGCAGCTCGACGCGAGCAACACCGGAGCCGACTGGTATTTCGAGGATGTCAGGATGAGTGACGCGGTCAATCTGCCGGCCGATTCAGGCGCCAACTGTGTCATCGCCCAGGATCGCCGGGAGGGGGTGGCCACGGTGCTGACCATGCCGTTGATCGGTTATGTGGCGAAAGACGCCGCGTCCTGCGGATTCGGCATCGCCAAGTACGGCGCGCAGACCGACAAGGACTGGCAATGGCGCCCCAACTGCGGCAACGGCGTCAAGACGGGCGGCAGCCTGGTGACGGGCAACAACCCGACGGACACCAGCCTCGCGGTCGGTCCCAGTTTCGCGCAGGCCTGGGTGAGCGCACTGGTCAGCCGCTACGGCAACGCGGCCAACAGCGGCGTGCGCTATTACGATCTGGACAACGAGCCGGACCTCTGGTGGGACACCCACCGCGACGTGGCACCCACCGGCCTGAACTACGACCAGTTGCGCGACCGCACCTATCAATATGCCGCCGCCATCAAGACGGCCGACCCCGGGGCCCAGACCCTGGGGCCGGTGGTGATGGGCTGGACCTATTATTGGCATTCACCTTACGACGGACAGCGGCAGGATTGGCAAACCCCGGACGACCGCAATGCCCACGGCGGTACGCCCCTGGTGCCCTGGTATCTGCAACAGATGAAGGCCTATGAGCTGGCCCATGGCAAGCGCATCCTGGATTTTCTGGATCTCCACTATTACCCGGCCGCGTCCGGGGTCGCCTTGAGCCCGGCCGGCAACACCGCCACCCAGGCGCTGCGGCTCAACAGCACCCGCTCGCTGTGGGACCCGAACTATGTGGATGAGAGCTGGATCGCGTCCGCCGGCCCGGACGGCGGTATCGTCAAGCTGATCCCGCGTATGCGCGAGTGGGTGAGCGCCAATTATCCCGGCACCAAGCTTGCGATCACCGAGTACAACTGGGGGGCACCCGAGCACATCAACGGCGCCCTGGCCCAGGCCGACGTGTTGGGCATCTTCGGGCGCGAGGGACTGGATCTCGCGACCCTGTGGGCGCCGCCCCAATCCAGCCAGCCGCTCGCCTTCGCGTTTCGCATCTACCGCAACTATAACGGGAGCGGCGGGCGCTTCGGCGAGACCAGCGTGAGTGCCGCCAGCAGCGCCCAGGACCGGCTGGCCATCTATGCCGCCGAGGAAGCCGCTACCGGCGCCCTGACCCTGGTCGTCATCAACAAGACCGCCGGCAATCTGTCCGCGCCCCTGACCCTGAGCCACTTCACGTCCGGCGGTCTCGTGCAGGGCTGGCGCTACAGCGCCGCCCGGTTGACCGGCATCACGCGCCTGCCCGATCAGGGCCTCAGCGGTGTCACCTTCACCAGCACCTACCCGGCCAATTCGATCACTCTCTATCGGATACCGGGTCGACGCCTGTGA
- a CDS encoding phospholipase D-like domain-containing protein, which translates to MQSSTWRALGTGDVLGFLRADLKRAKSSVWIVGPWVDGFFAEFVLGILPKTAALYIVTRPPSGATPDFAAHAFAARACFEARPNTLVRLLPKLHAKVIVIDDEIGYCGSANWYRYSLEESREIVLRGPVASAQGLLDEVQLIWDQATSGPVANETIKTTEVARGYTSEVSDPVAAAKLKEVQGSFVIARSRRRR; encoded by the coding sequence ATGCAATCGAGCACATGGCGCGCGCTTGGAACGGGTGACGTACTGGGCTTTCTGCGTGCCGATTTGAAGCGCGCCAAGTCCAGTGTCTGGATCGTTGGACCTTGGGTCGACGGTTTCTTCGCCGAATTCGTTCTCGGCATCCTTCCGAAAACCGCCGCACTGTATATCGTAACGCGTCCGCCGAGCGGTGCCACTCCTGATTTCGCAGCGCACGCGTTCGCGGCTCGCGCCTGTTTTGAGGCGCGCCCGAACACCCTCGTAAGACTGCTTCCCAAACTCCATGCAAAGGTGATCGTCATTGACGATGAAATTGGGTATTGCGGCAGCGCCAACTGGTACCGCTACAGTCTGGAGGAAAGCCGCGAGATCGTGCTCCGCGGGCCAGTTGCGAGTGCACAGGGACTTCTCGATGAGGTGCAATTGATCTGGGATCAGGCAACAAGTGGACCCGTAGCGAACGAAACAATCAAGACCACAGAGGTCGCTCGCGGCTATACGAGCGAGGTCAGCGATCCTGTGGCTGCGGCAAAACTCAAGGAGGTGCAGGGGTCGTTTGTTATCGCCCGGTCCCGGCGCCGCCGCTGA
- a CDS encoding antitoxin, with protein sequence MQPERHVRLFRNGRNQALRIPRELELDADEATIRRDGKCLMVEPVKRRPDLASLLAGWEPLDEPFPDVDQGLVPLDDIRL encoded by the coding sequence ATGCAGCCTGAACGCCACGTCCGCCTGTTTCGCAACGGACGCAATCAAGCACTTCGCATCCCGCGCGAACTCGAACTCGACGCGGACGAGGCCACTATCCGCAGGGACGGCAAGTGTCTGATGGTCGAACCGGTGAAGCGCCGGCCTGACCTCGCAAGCCTCCTTGCCGGATGGGAGCCGCTCGATGAGCCCTTCCCCGACGTGGATCAAGGTCTGGTGCCCCTGGACGACATCCGCCTCTAA
- the rpsT gene encoding 30S ribosomal protein S20 produces MANSAQAEKRARQAEKRRQQNASQRSTFRTFVKKVVKAIESGDKAAAVEAYKSAVPQIDGATTKGIIHANKAARHKSRLNAHIKAMA; encoded by the coding sequence TTGGCGAACTCAGCACAAGCCGAAAAACGCGCCCGTCAGGCCGAGAAGCGTCGTCAGCAGAACGCCTCTCAGCGCAGCACCTTCCGCACCTTCGTCAAGAAGGTCGTCAAGGCCATCGAGTCGGGCGACAAGGCGGCCGCGGTCGAGGCGTACAAGAGTGCGGTGCCGCAGATCGACGGCGCCACCACCAAGGGGATCATCCACGCCAACAAGGCCGCCCGCCACAAGAGCCGGCTGAACGCCCATATCAAGGCGATGGCGTAA
- a CDS encoding helicase-related protein, which yields MTKLSPPAAYVAEMMIAKYGDRLHEQAVCLTTPVPKLVSLVTAKPGQSLRGFLKAYEPRVATSGLYEHQAQVIAALRAGTIPNVVMTTATGSGKSLAFWAWVFEILSRDGDATAIATFPTQALLWGQANRLARMSEPTSRVRYDGLEGVCFAGTIALGGVGIPWSVWYGTSGCNYMEAHAKHPAFTQARIRVSTLDKVHWSLMRDKEADFLSCLTGIVVDEAHSWHGLAGASVRAMIDRMRLSMDMLGSDHPAFFLASATLAGAAAFAESLTGEPASSFLEVDDRGAAKASLVRALDVPALLMAPAKPGLLRRYVLLMQPDPAPLAAREVLGNSDHLGQEANALCFVQSKFVGHRLREDLHRALSGRDVIAYDGDLPPKERRKVEDDLFKEDGNPKIIVGTSALELGVDLPTLDVVLMDDLPPRRSDLIQRLGRVGRSSDRPGLAILCLGYSPSDERLIEEPLATFAVDEMKPLPLPLHLEVVRLRAMSAAFDEWRWRIKMRQATWDDFNVALERYFQWAPDIRELKQRCDEVLGDVVDLDDGAWYYKGFRASA from the coding sequence ATGACGAAGTTGTCACCCCCCGCCGCCTACGTGGCCGAAATGATGATTGCCAAGTACGGTGATCGCCTGCATGAGCAGGCGGTATGCCTTACGACGCCGGTCCCAAAATTGGTGAGTCTCGTCACGGCCAAGCCGGGGCAGTCGCTTCGCGGATTTCTCAAAGCCTACGAGCCGCGCGTCGCCACGAGTGGCCTGTACGAACACCAGGCACAGGTCATCGCGGCCCTCAGGGCAGGGACGATCCCGAACGTGGTCATGACGACCGCGACGGGCTCGGGGAAGAGCCTGGCATTCTGGGCCTGGGTCTTTGAGATCTTGTCGCGCGACGGGGATGCCACGGCTATCGCAACCTTCCCGACCCAGGCACTCTTATGGGGCCAGGCGAATCGTTTGGCAAGGATGTCCGAGCCCACGAGCCGCGTGCGGTACGATGGGTTGGAGGGCGTCTGTTTCGCCGGGACTATCGCGCTCGGCGGTGTTGGCATTCCGTGGTCCGTATGGTACGGAACAAGCGGGTGCAATTATATGGAGGCCCATGCAAAGCATCCGGCATTTACCCAGGCGCGCATCAGGGTAAGCACGCTCGATAAGGTTCATTGGAGCTTGATGCGGGACAAAGAAGCCGATTTCCTGTCGTGCCTGACCGGTATTGTCGTGGACGAGGCGCATTCCTGGCACGGACTGGCCGGGGCCAGTGTTCGGGCCATGATCGATCGTATGCGACTCTCGATGGACATGCTCGGCAGCGATCATCCCGCCTTTTTTCTCGCATCGGCAACCTTGGCTGGGGCCGCCGCGTTTGCCGAATCCCTCACCGGTGAACCGGCCTCATCCTTTCTGGAAGTCGACGACCGGGGAGCCGCCAAGGCATCTCTCGTCCGCGCGCTGGACGTGCCGGCGTTGCTTATGGCGCCCGCTAAACCCGGGTTGCTGCGCAGGTATGTGCTCCTCATGCAGCCCGACCCCGCGCCGCTCGCCGCGCGGGAAGTGCTTGGGAACTCCGATCATCTCGGCCAAGAGGCAAACGCGCTGTGTTTCGTGCAGAGCAAATTCGTCGGCCATCGGTTACGCGAGGATCTCCACCGCGCCCTCAGTGGCAGGGACGTCATCGCTTATGACGGTGATTTGCCGCCGAAGGAGCGACGCAAGGTTGAAGACGATCTGTTCAAAGAAGACGGAAATCCAAAAATCATCGTTGGAACCAGCGCACTTGAACTGGGAGTAGACCTCCCGACGCTCGACGTGGTGCTGATGGACGATTTACCTCCGCGTCGGTCCGACCTGATTCAACGGCTTGGCCGTGTCGGCCGCTCGTCGGATCGTCCCGGACTTGCAATCCTCTGTCTCGGCTATTCACCGAGTGACGAGCGCCTGATCGAGGAGCCGCTAGCGACCTTCGCCGTCGATGAAATGAAACCGCTGCCATTGCCATTACACCTTGAAGTCGTGCGCCTGCGTGCAATGTCTGCGGCGTTTGACGAGTGGCGTTGGCGTATTAAGATGCGGCAAGCAACGTGGGACGACTTCAATGTTGCACTGGAACGCTACTTCCAGTGGGCGCCAGATATCCGTGAGTTGAAACAGCGTTGTGATGAGGTCCTAGGCGACGTTGTCGATCTCGACGATGGTGCTTGGTATTACAAAGGCTTCCGGGCCAGTGCGTAG
- a CDS encoding malonic semialdehyde reductase, with amino-acid sequence MPQPLDAQALDQLFRTARTYPRWQDRPVSEAQLRELYDLTRFGPTSMNASPARFVFLQSAAAKERLVPALMEGNVAKVREAPVTVILAHDTRFPELMAELWPHTPNVAAMFAADPPWAEMTAFRNSTLQGAYLILAARALGLDVGPMSGFDNARVDAEFFPDGRCRSNFLITLGYGEPGALHPRGPRLSFERAATLL; translated from the coding sequence ATGCCCCAACCCCTCGACGCCCAAGCCCTCGATCAGCTCTTCCGCACCGCCCGCACCTATCCCCGCTGGCAGGACCGGCCGGTGAGCGAGGCGCAACTGCGCGAACTCTATGACCTGACCCGGTTCGGCCCCACGAGCATGAACGCATCACCGGCCCGCTTCGTCTTTCTGCAGAGCGCCGCGGCCAAGGAACGGCTGGTGCCGGCCCTGATGGAGGGCAATGTGGCGAAGGTGCGCGAGGCCCCGGTGACGGTGATCCTGGCCCATGACACCCGGTTCCCGGAGCTGATGGCCGAGCTGTGGCCCCATACCCCGAACGTCGCGGCCATGTTCGCCGCCGACCCGCCCTGGGCCGAGATGACGGCCTTTCGCAACAGTACCCTGCAGGGGGCCTATCTGATCCTGGCGGCGCGCGCCCTGGGGCTCGACGTGGGGCCCATGTCCGGATTCGATAACGCCCGGGTGGACGCCGAGTTCTTCCCCGACGGGCGCTGCCGGTCCAATTTCCTCATCACCCTGGGCTACGGTGAACCGGGCGCCTTGCACCCCCGCGGGCCGCGGCTGTCGTTCGAGCGGGCCGCGACCCTGCTCTGA
- the plsY gene encoding glycerol-3-phosphate 1-O-acyltransferase PlsY, producing MIIAAALVVTAYLLGSISSAIIVCRLMGLPDPRTQGSNNPGATNVLRIGGKKAAAITLFGDSLKGLIPMLVAHLLGVGPAVLAMTGLAAFIGHLFPVFFGFRGGKGVATALGVQFGLGAAVFGFWVPVGLPVALIWLFVAKVLKFSSLAALISMPLAPLIVWLMGLPPVLIGMQLVMTGLLIWRHRSNIEKLLTGREGRLTGQPGPSDQD from the coding sequence ATGATTATCGCCGCCGCACTCGTCGTCACCGCCTACCTGTTGGGCTCCATCTCCAGCGCCATCATCGTCTGCCGACTGATGGGGCTGCCGGACCCGCGCACCCAGGGTTCCAACAACCCGGGGGCGACCAATGTCCTGCGCATCGGCGGGAAGAAGGCGGCGGCGATCACCCTGTTCGGGGACAGCTTGAAGGGGCTGATCCCGATGCTGGTCGCGCACTTGCTGGGGGTCGGCCCCGCGGTGCTGGCGATGACCGGGCTCGCGGCCTTCATCGGGCACCTGTTCCCGGTCTTCTTCGGCTTTCGGGGCGGCAAGGGGGTGGCCACCGCCCTGGGCGTGCAGTTCGGGCTCGGGGCCGCGGTCTTCGGGTTCTGGGTGCCGGTCGGCCTGCCGGTCGCCCTGATCTGGCTCTTCGTGGCGAAAGTCCTGAAGTTCTCCTCGCTCGCCGCCCTGATCTCCATGCCCCTGGCGCCGCTCATCGTCTGGCTCATGGGCCTGCCGCCGGTGCTGATCGGGATGCAGTTGGTGATGACGGGCCTGCTGATCTGGCGGCACCGCAGCAATATCGAGAAGCTGCTCACCGGGCGCGAGGGGCGCCTGACGGGGCAGCCGGGCCCATCGGATCAGGACTGA
- a CDS encoding twin-arginine translocation signal domain-containing protein, with amino-acid sequence MDRRDFLKLSAMAPVAGGLLLLPQGVGARGIPAAALGERPAGLCYQAPPAGVIAATLKEAPSRPITPG; translated from the coding sequence ATGGACCGCCGCGACTTTCTCAAGTTGTCCGCCATGGCGCCGGTAGCCGGCGGCCTGTTGTTGCTCCCGCAGGGTGTCGGCGCGCGCGGCATCCCCGCCGCGGCCTTGGGCGAGCGGCCCGCGGGCCTGTGTTACCAGGCACCGCCGGCCGGGGTGATCGCCGCCACCCTCAAGGAGGCGCCATCAAGGCCTATAACGCCTGGCTGA
- a CDS encoding type II toxin-antitoxin system VapC family toxin — translation MDGLRYLLDTNILSALIRQPQGPVAAMLARRGYGTVCTSIVVAAELCFGARKLGSSVLTRKVDELLASLPVLPLEAGVDETYAQSRLQLERAGTPIGPNDLPIAAHALDLGLTLVTDNVDEFTRVSRLRVENWLDDLTPVRDSR, via the coding sequence ATGGACGGGCTGCGCTACCTCCTCGACACCAACATCCTGTCCGCGCTGATCCGCCAACCCCAAGGGCCGGTCGCCGCGATGCTCGCCCGGCGTGGTTACGGCACCGTCTGCACCAGCATCGTCGTCGCCGCGGAACTGTGCTTCGGTGCCCGCAAGCTCGGTTCCAGCGTGCTCACCCGGAAGGTCGATGAACTGCTGGCATCACTGCCCGTCCTGCCCCTGGAGGCCGGGGTCGATGAGACCTATGCCCAGTCCCGCCTTCAGTTGGAGCGAGCCGGGACGCCCATCGGACCCAACGACCTGCCGATTGCCGCACACGCACTGGACCTGGGGCTCACCCTCGTTACCGACAATGTGGACGAGTTCACGCGGGTTTCCAGATTGCGGGTGGAGAATTGGTTAGACGATCTTACCCCGGTACGCGACAGCAGGTAG
- a CDS encoding alpha/beta fold hydrolase produces MTIASRVRALSLFIWLASLIVSVAALALRTGGRGVSRTSAARLRGRPAEASTSGFPAAGATIKAVWLLGVLLWGGAALADTQVAPPACEIAAGSLPLDGGVVHYSRAGQGPTVVLLHGLFAQRQQWHALLCALAAAGFDALAPDLPGFGESTDFPVTDYDLEHQVDLLHRFIGGLGLREFALAANSMGGTIAALYVQRHPRGVRRLAFVGPPLGVVDWAPGVRQAIQDGINPFIPIDDNQLDLELRLLFATPPPVPAPVREALIKDYVARNRHYQQVWDSVNLYDRVLDRPLKVSVPVLILWGESDGIYPVAGAKTLHRRLPGSTRITLPGAGHLPMMERPAETAAVLIPFLRGRR; encoded by the coding sequence ATGACGATTGCCTCCCGCGTTCGTGCCCTGTCTCTGTTCATCTGGCTGGCCTCGCTCATCGTTTCGGTCGCTGCCCTGGCGTTGCGCACTGGCGGTCGAGGCGTTAGCCGGACCAGCGCCGCGCGACTGCGCGGTCGACCGGCTGAAGCCTCGACCTCCGGTTTCCCGGCGGCCGGAGCGACCATCAAGGCGGTCTGGCTCTTGGGGGTGCTGCTCTGGGGCGGGGCGGCCCTGGCCGATACCCAGGTCGCGCCGCCGGCCTGTGAGATTGCCGCCGGTTCCCTGCCGCTGGACGGCGGGGTCGTCCACTACAGCCGTGCCGGTCAGGGGCCGACGGTTGTGCTGCTGCACGGGCTCTTCGCCCAGAGGCAGCAGTGGCACGCGCTGCTGTGCGCCCTGGCGGCGGCCGGTTTCGACGCGCTGGCACCCGACCTGCCGGGCTTTGGTGAGAGTACCGACTTCCCCGTTACCGACTACGACCTGGAGCACCAGGTGGACCTGCTGCACCGGTTCATCGGCGGCCTGGGGCTGCGCGAATTCGCCCTGGCCGCCAACTCCATGGGCGGGACCATTGCGGCACTCTATGTGCAGCGTCACCCGCGGGGCGTGCGCCGCCTGGCCTTCGTCGGCCCGCCGCTGGGGGTGGTGGACTGGGCGCCCGGGGTCCGGCAGGCGATCCAGGACGGGATCAATCCCTTCATTCCCATCGATGACAACCAGTTGGACCTGGAACTGCGCCTGCTGTTCGCCACGCCGCCGCCGGTTCCCGCGCCGGTCCGCGAGGCCCTGATCAAGGACTATGTGGCGCGCAACCGGCACTACCAGCAGGTCTGGGACAGCGTGAACCTGTACGACCGGGTGTTGGACCGTCCGCTGAAGGTGTCGGTCCCGGTGCTGATCCTGTGGGGCGAGTCCGATGGGATCTACCCCGTGGCGGGCGCCAAGACACTGCACCGGCGCCTGCCCGGCAGCACCCGGATCACCCTGCCGGGCGCCGGACACCTGCCCATGATGGAGCGCCCGGCGGAGACGGCGGCAGTGTTGATCCCCTTCCTGCGGGGGCGGCGGTAG
- the tsaD gene encoding tRNA (adenosine(37)-N6)-threonylcarbamoyltransferase complex transferase subunit TsaD — MRVLGIETSCDETGVAIYDSVGGLLAHALYSQIAIHAQYGGVVPELASRDHVRKTLPLIREVLESAGLAAGAIDGVAYTAGPGLIGALLVGAALGRSLAWAWGVPAIGVHHMEGHLLAPLLEDPAPAFPFVALLVSGGHTQLVDVAGVGQYRILGESLDDAAGEAFDKTAKILGLPYPGGPELARLAEQGDPRRFRFPRPMTDRPGLDFSFSGLKTFALNTLHNEIPGAADPAQTRADIARAFEDAVVDTLVIKCRRALKASGHRRLILAGGVSANRRLRREMDSAIAAVGGETYYPRPALCTDNGAMIAYAGWQRLRAGQHEPLSFAPRARWAMESLPGLGEA, encoded by the coding sequence ATGCGCGTCCTCGGCATCGAGACCTCCTGCGACGAGACCGGCGTGGCCATCTACGACTCGGTCGGCGGGCTTCTGGCCCACGCGCTCTACAGCCAGATCGCGATCCATGCCCAGTACGGCGGCGTGGTGCCGGAACTGGCCTCGCGCGACCATGTGCGCAAGACCCTGCCGCTGATCCGGGAGGTACTGGAGAGCGCCGGACTGGCCGCGGGCGCGATCGACGGGGTGGCCTACACCGCGGGTCCGGGGCTGATCGGCGCCCTGCTGGTGGGCGCGGCCCTGGGGCGCAGCCTGGCCTGGGCCTGGGGGGTGCCGGCGATCGGGGTGCACCACATGGAGGGCCACCTGCTGGCGCCGCTCCTGGAGGACCCGGCCCCGGCCTTTCCCTTCGTCGCGCTCCTGGTCTCCGGCGGTCACACCCAACTGGTGGACGTGGCCGGGGTCGGCCAGTACCGCATCCTTGGCGAATCCCTGGACGACGCGGCCGGCGAGGCCTTCGACAAGACCGCCAAGATCCTGGGGCTGCCCTACCCCGGCGGCCCGGAACTGGCGCGCCTGGCCGAACAGGGCGACCCGCGGCGCTTCCGCTTCCCCCGCCCCATGACCGACCGCCCGGGACTGGACTTCAGCTTCAGCGGGCTCAAGACCTTTGCGCTCAATACCCTGCACAACGAGATCCCGGGCGCTGCCGACCCCGCCCAGACCCGCGCCGACATCGCCCGCGCCTTCGAGGATGCGGTGGTCGACACCCTGGTGATCAAGTGCCGCCGGGCACTGAAGGCGAGCGGGCACCGCCGCCTGATCCTGGCCGGCGGGGTCAGCGCCAACCGGCGCCTGCGCCGGGAGATGGACAGCGCCATCGCGGCCGTCGGGGGTGAGACCTACTACCCGCGCCCGGCCCTGTGTACCGACAACGGGGCCATGATCGCCTACGCCGGCTGGCAGCGGCTGCGCGCCGGCCAGCACGAACCCCTGAGCTTCGCGCCCCGGGCACGCTGGGCGATGGAGTCGTTGCCGGGGCTGGGGGAGGCGTAG